The proteins below are encoded in one region of Myxococcales bacterium:
- a CDS encoding DUF455 family protein: MESTTIEEWAQAFILSTRLSDKLEPSAPPKRFAADGFAGVDLRPGRPEELVVTKKARGFRGAHRSVLARARAAHTFLHHELQAAELMCWCLLRFPDAPKSFRRGLVKIATDELRHMAMYREYIESLGYAVGAFEVRDWFWNRVPQCQSPTEYVATMGMGFEAANLDHSERFASIFEAAGDHSGAALQRHVGQEEIGHVRFAVHWFCAFGAELNFKEWSKHLPAPLSPMVMKGRPLNRAARAKASLGQDFCDELEQWEAIGL; encoded by the coding sequence ATGGAATCAACGACTATAGAAGAGTGGGCTCAAGCTTTTATTTTGAGCACGCGTTTGAGCGACAAGCTAGAGCCTTCTGCGCCGCCGAAGCGATTTGCGGCGGATGGATTTGCTGGCGTTGATTTGCGGCCGGGCCGCCCGGAGGAATTAGTCGTCACAAAGAAGGCGCGTGGCTTTCGAGGGGCACACCGTTCGGTTTTGGCACGTGCGCGTGCGGCGCATACTTTCTTGCATCACGAACTTCAGGCGGCGGAACTGATGTGTTGGTGCTTGCTGCGTTTTCCAGATGCACCCAAAAGTTTTCGGCGCGGCCTTGTGAAGATCGCCACCGATGAGTTGCGGCATATGGCGATGTACCGCGAATACATTGAAAGCTTGGGTTACGCCGTGGGCGCTTTTGAGGTGCGGGATTGGTTTTGGAATCGCGTTCCGCAATGCCAGAGCCCTACCGAATATGTGGCAACCATGGGCATGGGTTTTGAAGCTGCCAACCTCGATCACAGCGAGCGCTTTGCGAGCATTTTCGAGGCAGCCGGCGATCACAGCGGAGCGGCTTTGCAGCGGCATGTGGGCCAAGAAGAGATCGGGCATGTGCGTTTCGCAGTCCATTGGTTTTGCGCTTTTGGTGCAGAGCTTAACTTTAAAGAATGGAGCAAGCATTTGCCTGCGCCGCTATCGCCGATGGTGATGAAGGGACGGCCGCTCAATCGCGCGGCGCGAGCCAAAGCCTCGCTTGGGCAAGACTTTTGTGATGAGCTGGAGCAATGGGAAGCCATTGGGTTATAA
- a CDS encoding AraC family ligand binding domain-containing protein gives MKPLFVLLCLGLVACGGSTISGAPSSATPKPVVQRKSSDKVSAPARFVFTRDEAFSKSKFGIDLKVYPVRDATQNQVGMVTVETTHGHRQEFYDVASFFVYYIIEGQGAFIINGHKQPVKATDIIVVPPNHKFYYAGNLKMLLVTSPSWQPENEREVRKLTNEQIEQAFR, from the coding sequence ATGAAGCCCCTGTTTGTATTGCTTTGTCTTGGTCTGGTGGCGTGTGGCGGTTCAACGATTTCGGGAGCGCCAAGCAGCGCTACGCCGAAACCGGTTGTCCAGCGAAAAAGCTCCGACAAGGTTTCTGCGCCCGCACGTTTTGTTTTTACGCGAGATGAAGCTTTCAGCAAATCCAAGTTTGGAATCGACCTCAAAGTGTATCCGGTCCGAGATGCCACCCAAAACCAGGTGGGCATGGTTACGGTTGAAACCACCCACGGTCATCGCCAGGAGTTTTACGATGTTGCAAGTTTCTTTGTTTACTACATCATCGAAGGGCAGGGCGCTTTTATCATCAACGGGCACAAACAACCTGTCAAAGCCACTGACATCATTGTCGTGCCTCCGAACCACAAATTCTACTACGCTGGAAACCTGAAAATGCTCTTGGTGACTTCCCCAAGTTGGCAACCTGAAAACGAACGCGAAGTCCGAAAACTAACCAACGAACAAATTGAGCAAGCCTTCCGATAA
- a CDS encoding alkaline phosphatase family protein produces the protein MNLRRNMLIRSLVLLVILFSSCTPQTTESTFPNKAYGKHPLVLSIVLDQVGSWALERYLPYLDEHGLIRSHLPKAEYFKYVQLAHATTFTAPGHAAIFTGEPPRHSGIGANRVWDYKRNDVRMIVDTGKHRVFADTAHFASPDELEAQTVGDLLKVQSRGKSKVVSISIKPWPAVVSGGKKADLAAWYTPRENDGAMSTSSYYSKEEPSWISSWNKDHTVAQFWGAWDAENQKLYTSVVGADEGPGEDTLEGWSTTFPHDPKKAKEPYVAFEYTPQATAYLLKFTEKAVEHYGLGQDSYPDLLMVSVSGTDKIGHTFGVESWEYLDNLIRVDRMLGQFVAQLEKTTDLSVLITSDHGSYPLPEKSEHPEEGGRLDYEATLNDLNTLAQKQLGQGKWFAYLEFPLLYFAQEAKTGDKRKKLIAIATEYFTKLSGVSRVFDTAEFSSESEEKDPLREAIRLSLPAKLGADMYIIPGQNTVPRAKGGTTHGSPWPHDRQVPVIVWRSRAHADAAQTPQGSQEMIRNELYDQRRIASTLADLLGLPALKRPSLLETSK, from the coding sequence ATGAACCTTCGGAGAAACATGCTTATTCGTTCACTTGTATTACTCGTCATTCTTTTTTCTTCCTGCACACCCCAAACAACTGAAAGCACCTTTCCAAACAAAGCGTATGGAAAGCATCCTCTGGTATTGAGTATTGTTCTTGACCAAGTAGGAAGCTGGGCGCTGGAGCGCTACCTCCCCTACCTCGACGAACATGGCTTGATTCGGAGCCATTTGCCGAAAGCTGAATACTTCAAATATGTACAACTTGCGCACGCAACCACGTTTACAGCACCGGGTCATGCGGCGATTTTTACCGGGGAGCCACCACGACACAGCGGGATCGGCGCCAACCGGGTCTGGGACTACAAACGCAACGATGTACGCATGATTGTCGACACCGGCAAGCATCGGGTTTTTGCAGACACCGCGCACTTTGCTAGCCCTGATGAACTCGAGGCACAAACCGTAGGCGACCTTCTCAAAGTACAAAGCAGAGGAAAATCCAAGGTTGTATCGATTTCAATCAAGCCTTGGCCTGCGGTTGTTTCAGGCGGTAAAAAGGCAGACTTGGCAGCATGGTACACGCCTCGAGAAAACGATGGCGCGATGAGCACCTCCAGTTACTACAGCAAAGAAGAGCCCTCATGGATATCGAGCTGGAACAAGGACCACACAGTTGCTCAGTTTTGGGGCGCATGGGACGCTGAGAATCAAAAACTGTACACATCGGTAGTAGGCGCCGATGAGGGCCCTGGGGAAGACACGCTTGAAGGCTGGAGCACCACCTTTCCTCACGACCCTAAAAAGGCCAAAGAACCCTACGTTGCTTTTGAGTACACCCCGCAAGCTACGGCTTACCTATTGAAGTTTACCGAAAAAGCAGTTGAACACTACGGTTTAGGACAGGACAGTTATCCCGATCTACTAATGGTGTCTGTTTCTGGCACCGACAAAATCGGTCACACCTTTGGCGTCGAGTCCTGGGAGTATTTGGACAATCTTATTCGCGTCGATCGTATGCTCGGACAGTTTGTCGCTCAGCTTGAAAAGACAACCGACCTTTCCGTGCTGATTACTTCCGATCATGGCTCTTATCCACTGCCCGAAAAATCGGAGCACCCGGAAGAAGGTGGCCGTCTTGACTACGAAGCAACCCTAAACGATCTGAACACCTTGGCGCAAAAACAATTGGGCCAGGGAAAGTGGTTCGCTTATCTCGAATTTCCATTGCTTTACTTTGCACAAGAAGCAAAAACTGGCGACAAACGCAAAAAGTTAATCGCGATAGCAACCGAGTATTTCACAAAACTATCTGGCGTTTCTCGCGTATTTGACACGGCGGAATTTAGTTCCGAAAGCGAAGAAAAAGATCCTTTGCGCGAAGCCATTCGCCTGTCTTTACCCGCAAAACTTGGCGCGGATATGTACATTATTCCAGGACAAAACACGGTACCACGCGCCAAAGGCGGCACCACACACGGAAGTCCTTGGCCACATGACCGGCAAGTTCCCGTTATTGTGTGGCGCAGTCGAGCGCATGCTGACGCGGCGCAAACGCCACAAGGGAGCCAGGAAATGATTCGTAACGAACTATACGATCAACGACGTATTGCATCGACGCTTGCTGATTTGTTAGGACTACCTGCCCTAAAGCGGCCATCGCTCTTAGAGACAAGCAAGTAA
- the queD gene encoding 6-carboxytetrahydropterin synthase QueD, with translation MQTEIEKTFGFEAAHRLPEVGEHHKCFNLHGHSFRVTLRVRGPVDPRKGWIVDFAELRSAWQPLMDILDHHYLNDIEGLENPTSEVLAAWIAEHITIKGAKLHSVTIHETCTSAATVYL, from the coding sequence ATGCAAACAGAAATCGAAAAAACCTTTGGTTTTGAAGCAGCTCACCGTTTGCCGGAGGTCGGCGAGCATCACAAATGCTTCAATCTTCACGGCCACAGCTTTCGCGTCACCCTTCGCGTTCGGGGTCCCGTAGATCCGAGGAAGGGCTGGATTGTTGATTTCGCAGAGCTGCGTTCGGCCTGGCAGCCTCTTATGGATATCTTGGATCATCACTATCTGAACGACATCGAAGGATTGGAAAATCCAACCAGCGAAGTCCTCGCAGCGTGGATTGCTGAGCACATCACCATTAAGGGCGCCAAACTTCATTCGGTGACAATCCATGAGACCTGCACCTCGGCAGCAACGGTATACCTTTAA